The DNA region CAGGGGAGGAGAGGCCCTTCCCTGACTCCTCTCCCATGCAGCAGGATAAAGACATCACTCAGTGCTCAGCTTTTCATTCTCTTGTTGTTTCATCTCTcttcagttctgttttctttatccTGAGATGGTGGACAAGCTGATCCTCCTGGAAAGTCTTGGCTTTCTTCTAGCTCCAGAGGTTAGATCTCATGTGTCCTTCccttcagttttttaaaatacaaaaatagatgggttttttcttcccctcactGGTTCAGAGAAAGCACTGGTGTGACCACTTCCTGGCAGATCACACAAGTCCCAGGGCTCTTTCTTTTGGCAGGCACTGATCTGCTCCTTGTTGCACAGACTGAAGTCTGTCCTTAGGGTGGCCCTTGGGACACACTTGGTAGAGCTCTGCATCCTGCAGTCACTTAGCACTGAAATTTGTTTGTCTGTGCCAAGCCCTTGTACAAAGGAAACTGGAACCTCTGTACAGGCAACTGCCAGCTGAGGTTATCTTTTTGCCAACAGCTTGTTGGATGACCTGGGTACAAGACtggtggatttctttttctgttcctggCAGTTCATAAAGCTACATTCCCAACTTGCCATCACTGCTGCCAGATGCTGGAGCTTTTGCTGGCAGTAGTGGGACAGAAGCCCTAGGtcagagagacaaaaaatacCAAACTTTGGAGAGTTGTCCTCAACTCAGAAGTGAGGTAGGAAGACTTAAAAAAGATAGCAAGGATAAAAAGTTGGTAAGTTCATTATAGCTGTATTAATGTTCCCTTTCTCCCAGAAATGGGCATTTTTAATAAGATACCCATAACTGGTACCGGTTCTGAGGGATATTGAAGGTGAAATTCCTTCTTCTGCTCTCCAATCAGGCGTAAAATCATTGAGAAGAAAGGGGTACTCCTCTTCCCTACCTCTCTGTGTTCCAGGACACTGAGGCCTGGCTGAAATCAAAACGGAAGGTGATTGACAGACTACTGAGTCTGGAGGCAAAGCCGCCAACTCCCAAAGCACGGAGCCCTGAAGCAGCATTGCAGAGGTGGGCTCCCATCCATCCTCTTCATTTACTGCCTGCCCTCACCTTGACAGAGATACAGCTGcacaaatgagaaaggaaaactcTCCCAGCATTTCACCTTTCAAGTCCTCTTCTGGAATCCCAGCAAGACCTTTTGCTTCTGCTgccagaagctgctgcttcttcctgctcctttccGAAGCAGCCTGAGAGCTCACTGTCACCTTGTCATGCCATTTTTGCTtcacttccttcctttttccagctTCACAATCTCTCTGCCATGTCTCCATCAGGCTTTTAGAAGCAAACAGCCATCTGACAGCAGAGGGCGGGGCAATCCTGCTGCAACGAGGAGCAACTGAGACACCCGCTGGTAAGGGGCCGTGTGGTGCTGGGCCACTGCTGGGTGTGCAAAGGGACTGGTGCCAACAGCCATTGTCTTCTGCAGGGTACAGGGCGCCCTAGCTACAGATTTACACAGCCTGAATGGGATCAATTAACTCTGGAGACAGTTCTCCATTCCCAGCAACTGGATTTGGTGCTCAAATCCTAGAAcagctaaagaaaataaattaaaagaaggagAAATCGGAATCAATCCTACTCCTCCCATCTCAAAAAGTCTTGGGCTGACCCCAAAAGTGAGTTAAAACAGAACAACTCCTGCTCCTATGAAACATGAAAaccttctgttttttctttccagggcTGGTGTATAACAGAGACCTGAGAGCCCATACGGTGAGCACTGCTCTTCTGACGTGCCCCCTTGCCACTTTGGAGCCCTGAGCTTACAGAACACTCAGACAGAGGATGCCTGCTCACTGAGCTGCATTGTCCCTGACTCCACTCAGTCACTTACTTTCTGCTTCCCTAATTCCCTCGTCCTAATAACATATcctttaaatgctgcttttaaaagagCCTGCACTTCATCATTGATTCAGCTTACAGAGTCACTGGAAAACGTTACCGTTTGTTTTTTTAGAAGTTCCTCTGCCCCAGGGGCTCCTGGccacattttcctgctgttctaACTCTTCAGGCAGCAGATGGATGAATGCTTTCTGTCAGCTTCTTTGTCAGGTGACCTGAATAAGAAGGGGAGTGAAGTGAAGTCCTTAGGTTTGGTATTTTGATAGTTTTGTGCCACGTTTGAACAAACAGGGCCTCCTCTACCTGTGCTACAGCCAGGATATGGAAGCCAGGGCAATGTACTCTCTCCTTTTTAGTAAAAGGATTCTTAAAGCTTTTCTCTGAGATCATTCCCATatgtgctgcagcccagcaggcaATATATATGCAGCCCTGAAACACAGCTGGACAGAAGGAGCCTTTGCAGAGCCAGCTACTTCTTTGTGTAGCCTGGATGCTTGTCATGTCCCAGCATGGAAGCTTCAGGGCCACAGTTACTTCTACCTTCAGAGCCACTTGTGCACACCCTCTgcccccagctgctgtccctggcctttgacattttccctctctttgcaTCTGCAGCAGAGTCGAGAGTTCTTCACGGTGGAGCAGTGTGTGAAGCTCCTCCAGAAGATCCAGGACCGTGTTCTCATCATAGTGTGAGTGAGACACAAACCATACCAACCCTTGCTGTCTCCCTCAGTGGATGGAATGAAGGCTAGGAAGGAGTCCTCTACTACCCTTTCCTCTACATCAGTCATCCAGACTTTTGGCCAGCTGGTGTAGCAGTACAGCTTCACATATGAGAAGTttcccaccactgccctgggttGGGCAGGCTCCTGGAGAAGCAGAGAGCAACTGGAGCAcccttccagcctggcactCTGCTTTCAGGCTGGGATTCCCTGGTGCAAGGCTGACTGAGGAAACGCTAGTCCTGCCCCACCTTCCTCATGCTCTTGGCTTCACACTCCCACCTCACAACTTCCCACTCCTTGGCACTACAGCAGGGGGCCATCCTGGCAAATCCATGACCCTCCACAGCACCACACCGACTTGCTATCCTCCTGACCTGACTCTAATCCAGTCAGCAACCCAGCCTGCCCCCTTCTCCAGGCCCCAAAACCTCCTGCCTGAGCAAAGAGATGAAACTACAAGTCTTCATCTCCTCCAACTGCTTCTGAAGCCCCTGGTCTGactgagctcctgctgcaagATCTCTCCTGTGGCACCTGAGGCAAACACCTCTGGAGACAAGGCCAGTGACTTGCAGAGAGTCCCACAAGCTGTTAAGCTGTGTGGGTACACAGCTTATTCTGAAAGTTATCCGCTGCCTTTTCCTATCTCCTTGGAGGGCaaggtgtgcagggctctggctACTTTGGCTTGTGGTGTGCTGTTAAAAGATTGTCTAGAGAACAAGAAGTGCTAGCAGTTGAGAAAAAAGTGCAATTTTGGCTTCCCTGATCTGTTTTAGTATAATAAGAGGTTCAGGTTATTGCTGCTTGTCCAGAAATGGAACATTGTGATGCAGTCAAGTCCTCTGGGCCATAGAAATGCCTTTGAGCCTGGGATGTTCCCTTGTCCCATCACCAACACAGTAGGAGACAGCATGATCTTAGCTCTGCAAGACATCTAATGCTGACTTCCCCAGGGCAACTGCCCTGGTATCTCCCTCTCTGAACAGGGCATAACCTGGTTAAATAAACAGCAAAGAGAGGCAGAAGAGACTGAGGGGAGATGTGAACtctaaggaaggaaaaagttaAGAGCAGAAGGCAGAACAGGGACAAGGAATGATGCTCTCAGACAAGCAGCAGAGCTAGCCCTGGGAGGATAATATTTAGCCAGTCTCCACTGATACCACTAGGCAGGCACCCAAGGTTTTACACAGATAATGTGATAGAAAATAGCTGCTTAGCCAAGCTGTGCAGTGCACTCTGACTATCACGTATGATCCTGTCACCTGCTGTTCATGAGCAGCCTGGAAAGGAGTTGCATCTGTCACCCTACTGTCTTGGGGACCCTGCTTCTGCCCAGGACAGTCACAACGACAAATGGGGGCACACTGGGTGCTGTACTGAGCCTCACTTGTTTTTCAGATCACAAGATGGACTCTTGGTGCCACACAACCTACCCAGCAGAAATCACTTTGtgaaagccctgcaggaggcaTTTGAGTCTACCCTCAAACAGGTGAGAGTGAACTTCATCCTTGCATCTCAATTTGCTACCACCTTGGGAGAagcagctgggaagcagctgacCTTGGTGCACACCCTGCACTAGGTCATCCACTTTGTCCTGAACAGCACAGCCTCAGgtggggtggaggaggaggaggaagataattttttgtCTGCTGCCAGTCCTAAGTTAGTACTGCCCTCTAaacccagctcttcccaggtcCTAATATCTCTGTCCTGCCTTACTTGCCCTGGGCCTTCCCACAAGTGTCACACAGCAAGCAGTGTGTCCCTGAGGGAATACTTTCCTGGCCCATATCTTCTTGTGTCCTTTCTCTCCAGCACATCCAGCTAGCAGAAGTGCCTGGGAGTCATTTTGTACACCTGAATGAGCCTGAGATGGTATCTGGGATCATCAGCAACTTCCTGACAGCACGGAACACCAGGGCCAGACTCTAGGAAGCcctcacagctgcagcagtcCAGAACTGGAAGCTAACAAGCTCCAGAATTGTCACCATTCCTACCTCGTATCCAACCTGAGAACATGATAATCTTTCCTATGCTTCGCTCACCGCAGGGTGGAAAGGTCTGCCAGGGGTTCTCTGAAGGAGAGCAAAGTATCTCATTTGCCTGCCAGAGGGAGAAGGAATCCTtgctctgcttccagctctgtgaACACAGGGATAGAGGCCCAGAGTGGCCTTCCCCTTGGCTTACTCCAAACTTGTACCCTGAAATGGAGCAGAACGCAGGCAGAGGCATcctctgtgacagcagcagcaccaccagaTTCGGCACTGCTAGAGGGGTGGCTCATCTTGCCTTGTCTCTGAGGATGGTGCAGacaggctgctcccaggatttaacctgctgaaaaacaaggggaaatgctctgcttctctgcttaTTTCCATAGATGCCTGAGCTCAGAGGGCCTTAGGTGTCTCTGTTCTACTGTGAGAGCTACTGGTTTTTTTAAGAACCAGCTTAAGGGCTCACCTGTGCAGAGAATGTCCCTGATCCTCTAGCTGAAGCAGCTGGGAGAACTACAAATTATGGAAAAGTTGGCAGAGGTGATTTCTGtcctaaataaatattaatgttaTAATGTTAAGTCAGTCTTCTTGACTCTACAGGAGAACTCTTTCAGCGGCCACTCACCCAAGCAGCTAAAATCCATCTTGGGAGGCAGCAATTTTTACACTGCCTTAGGTAGGCCATATTAAGGATCTGCCTCCCAATTAAACTGATACAGAGAGCCCACTGAAGCAGGCAGGCCTGTCATCTCCACAAGCACTGCAAACTGCATTTGCAGTCAGTTTTTTAGGAGAGGGTAAATCCATTTCATCTCAGCTCTCTGGAATTTACCACCACTTCCATCTTACATTCACAGTCACATCTCTAGTGAGGCTGCAGGTAGTAAAATAAACGTGTAAAAGCCTGAGGCTGGCTGGGTTACTTAGCTCTACCACTATGTCCAAAGCTGCACAAATGCTATAGAAGCAGTACAAAAGCACTGCCCCAACACCTAAACATGCCTGCTGCCATTATTATCTGCCTTctgt from Sylvia atricapilla isolate bSylAtr1 chromosome 5, bSylAtr1.pri, whole genome shotgun sequence includes:
- the SERHL2 gene encoding serine hydrolase-like protein 2, with the translated sequence MFTELKFLVPWGHVAAKAWGHSEGHPVLCLHGWLDNANTFDKLIPLLPRDCYYVAMDFSGHGLSSHRPAGCPYHFLDYVTDVRRVVAALQWRRFTLMGHSMGGAVAGMFCFLYPEMVDKLILLESLGFLLAPEDTEAWLKSKRKVIDRLLSLEAKPPTPKARSPEAALQRLLEANSHLTAEGGAILLQRGATETPAGLVYNRDLRAHTQSREFFTVEQCVKLLQKIQDRVLIIVSQDGLLVPHNLPSRNHFVKALQEAFESTLKQHIQLAEVPGSHFVHLNEPEMVSGIISNFLTARNTRARL